The Candidatus Berkiella aquae sequence TTTCAGTAAGAAGATATCGGTATCGAGTTTTCGTCGAAAAGACAAATCCGACCGTCTAATATTGTAACTAAATATTTCATCCCACTTTAATGTTGAAAAATCGCGCTTAATTTGTTCGATAGGAACGCCTGAGGCATAAAGGCCGCCAATCACGGCTCCCATGCTAGTGCCGACAATAAAATCAATGGGCACATTCATTTCTTCGAGTGTTTCAATAACACCAATATGAGCAGCACCTCTTGCACCACCACCACTGAGCACCAAACCAATTTTTGGAGGCCGTTCAACGGGAGCCGCAGTTGCGATATTAGTAAGAACAGATAATAACAAAATCCATTTTTTCATTAGTTTCCAAACTCAATATTTAGCAACACCAGCAGCCAAAACTCATTTATACACATTATTCTTAAAGATGCGAGTAGGCTTTCCTGTTCCTACTTTTTTTACCACAAATACTGATAATATACTCAGAAAGTTGTCATATAGGACTTTTATTTCTGGCCGATATTCATAGTGATAGATTTCTAGAGTGGGGTTACTATGCGATACATACCTGATCATGAAGAAGCAGCAGATTCACATCATGAAGAAAGCGACCATACACCGGGTGGCGATCATAACCACAACTTAAATAGAAAAAGAGACGAAGAACTTAAACGCGTTAGTGATACCCGCAAAGAACAACGAGACAAGCCTCGTAAATCTCGCGGAAAGTAATTCATTCAATTGCACCTATCGCTTCAGCTTGCTGCAAATTTACTTGCAGCATTGTCTATTGTCTTGATGAATTTAAAACAATGTAATTGCAAATAACTTAAGACTTTCCTGCCATAAAAATCCTAGTATTTACTGTATATGCATTTGTTTCTTAATTATGCGTAACTTAACGTGATTTTTCCGCTTATTATGATTCATCAACGTCATCATTTTCCTGACAGAAAAACGCATATTTATGCGTTAAAATGCGCTCAAAATTGCATACATTCCGTCATTCATCGGCTAACACATCCTTATTGTTGTATATGCCAGGTTTTAGGGGTATAACGACACCAAAAATAACAAAAAAACAGCTAAAAGCAGTTGCTTTGGAATAGGTAATTCTATACAATTGAGTCAGTTTTATTTCTTAATTAGCAGGGCCATATGCAGTTAAACGAAAATCATATTTCTTACCAAGCTGAAGCCGATGTGAAAAAGTTGCTTTCCCCTTTAACTAAGCTTGGCGCAATTAGCTATTTTTGCTATGGCGTAAATTATCCTGATACCTCAGGTTTTAGTTTACATACACATTCAGGATTCTATGAATCTTGGTTTGAAAACGAGTTTCCATTCTGTGGTTTCCATTTAGAAACCGGTTGGTATCTGTGGGATAACATTTTACCCCAAGGGCAAATCGATGTTGCTCGCGATTTTAATATCGGAAACGGTATCATTCATGTAAAACATCACCATGACAGAACACAAGTATTCTCATTTGCGACACGCCCAGAATATAAACATGTTATCGATTTTTACATGAATAATTTAAATTTCTTAAAGCGTTTCTCACA is a genomic window containing:
- a CDS encoding LuxR C-terminal-related transcriptional regulator, with protein sequence MQLNENHISYQAEADVKKLLSPLTKLGAISYFCYGVNYPDTSGFSLHTHSGFYESWFENEFPFCGFHLETGWYLWDNILPQGQIDVARDFNIGNGIIHVKHHHDRTQVFSFATRPEYKHVIDFYMNNLNFLKRFSQYFVQNADDIIQIADKQRILPPSGMVLDNPELRKSVYNKESFPLIEGFLNELSYPFNLLSERESESYRLLIQGYSNTEISHKLGLSTKTVDVYINRIKAKLNCENRKALIHKAHDSGIIEYYLDAIA